From a region of the Oryzias melastigma strain HK-1 linkage group LG4, ASM292280v2, whole genome shotgun sequence genome:
- the pgm1 gene encoding phosphoglucomutase-1 produces MVKIATVKTKPYADQKPGTSGLRKRVTVFQQNQHYAENFIQSIISVVDPAERQGATLVVGGDGRFFMKDAIQLIVQIAAANGINHLVIGQNGIMSTPAVSCVIRKIKAVGGIILTASHNPGGPNGDFGIKYNISSGGPAPEGITNKIFEISKGLQEYHICPDLKVDISTIGKQTFEVETFKPFIVEIVDSVEAYAEMLRDIFDFPALKNLLSGPNHINVRLDAMHGVVGPYIKKIVCEELGSLANSAVNCVPQEDFGGHHPDPNLTYAADLVNTMKGGEYDLGAAFDGDGDRNMVLGKHGFFVNPSDSVAAIAANITSIPYFKKTGVKGLARSMPTSGALDNVAKALQMELYETPTGWKFFGNLMDAGKLSLCGEESFGTGSDHIREKDGLWAVLAWLSILATRKQSVEEIMKDHWQKFGRNFFTRYDYEEVDSDAANKMMKDLEAQMSEPSFVGKTFSSGDKSYVVAVADNFAYTDPVDGSVSKNQGLRIIFSDGSRIIFRLSGTGSAGATIRLYIDSYEKDPQKIYQDPQVMLAPLVDIALKVSQLHERTGRTGPTVIT; encoded by the exons ATGGTGAAAATTGCCACAGTGAAGACCAAGCCGTACGCGGACCAGAAGCCCGGCACGAGCGGTCTGAGGAAGAGGGTGACGGTGTTCCAGCAGAACCAGCACTATGCGGAAAACTTCATCCAGAGCATTATCTCCGTGGTTGACCCTGCGGAGCGCCAGGGGGCCACCCTGGTGGTCGGGGGGGACGGCAGATTCTTCATGAAAGACGCCATTCAACTGATCGTCCAGATCGCTGCGGCCAACGGG ATAAATCACCTTGTAATTGGTCAGAATGGCATCATGTCCACCCCAGCCGTCTCCTGTGTGATCCGCAAGATAAAGGCAGTGGGGGGGATCATTCTCACAGCCAGCCACAACCCAGGGGGCCCCAATGGAGATTTTGGCATCAAGTACAATATTTCAAGTGGAG GTCCTGCTCCTGAAGGCATCACGAACAAAATATTTGAGATCAGTAAAGGCCTGCAGGAGTATCACATCTGCCCGGATCTCAAAGTGGACATTTCTACGATCGGGAAACAGACTTTTGAAGTGGAAACGTTTAAGCCTTTTATTG TGGAGATTGTTGATTCGGTGGAAGCCTACGCTGAGATGCTAAGGGACATTTTTGACTTTCCTGCACTAAAGAATCTTCTCTCTGGGCCCAATCACATCAACGTCCGTCTGGATGCTATGCATGGAG TGGTTGGTCCCTACATCAAGAAGATCGTCTGTGAAGAGCTGGGTTCTCTTGCCAACTCGGCCGTCAACTGTGTGCCACAGGAGGACTTTGGGGGCCACCACCCTGACCCCAACTTGACCTACGCTGCTGACCTGGTCAACACCATGAAGGGTGGAGAGTATGACTTGGGAGCTGCCTTTGATGGTGACGGT GACAGAAACATGGTGCTGGGTAAACATGGCTTCTTTGTGAACCCCTCTGACTCTGTAGCCGCCATTGCTGCCAACATAACCAGCATTCCTTACTTTAAGAAGACCGGCGTCAAAGGCCtggcccgcagcatgcccactAGTGGAGCTTTGGACAA CGTGGCTAAAGCTCTGCAGATGGAACTCTATGAAACTCCAACCGGCTGGAAATTCTTTGGCAATCTGATGGATGCTGGGAAACTTTCGCTGTGCGGAGAGGAGAGCTTCGGCACCG GCTCGGATCACATTCGGGAGAAGGACGGCTTGTGGGCGGTGCTTGCGTGGCTGTCCATCTTAGCCACCAGGAAACAGAGCGTGGAGGAGATCATGAAGGATCACTGGCAGAAGTTTGGCAGAAACTTTTTCACCAG GTACGATTACGAAGAGGTGGACTCGGATGCTGCTAACAAAATGATGAAAGACCTGGAGGCACAAATGTCAGAACCGTCCTTTGTAGGAAAGACATTCTCATCAGGCGACAAGAGTTACGTGGTGGCTGTAGCTGACAACTTTGCCTACACAGACCCAGTAGACGGCAGCGTGTCCAAAAACCAG GGCCTCCGGATCATCTTCTCCGATGGCTCTAGGATTATTTTCCGTCTCAGTGGCACAGGCAGTGCAGGAGCCACCATCAGGCTGTACATAGACAGCTATGAAAAGGATCCCCAGAAGATTTACCAGGACCCACAG GTGATGCTGGCCCCCCTGGTGGACATCGCCCTCAAGGTCTCGCAGCTCCACGAGAGAACGGGACGCACCGGGCCGACTGTGATCACATGA
- the efcab7 gene encoding EF-hand calcium-binding domain-containing protein 7: MSFQASRRSSEDEETFYMQCRAAYLAVFRSSLTNITSKQQLCHGRNPSQATLSKYWTPGTSKLNFDDFCGILKCERQTEEAELMRAFKAMDVNGDGYILHSALEKVLTTKGEKMTTEEVNTIFSLADVNKDGKLDYTQFCRLFASTVRQCQSVAMQKLETDGRWKKQNFGSQSYSPPKAGAPSDPTAVEVAAAHRADSDSSLKKDSKPLSRLSSARSRRSSLSNAVTVRASNAKASQVLEPAGLQDWHHSFRKGCFFVEEDGSISSLQYQLHVPQTTNVYITIHPLNIHTPEKPSSWMTVDTALFIVSAGETKEEATLVSFTESKDKEKYVWMGELNAGTYYLLPFTSGCRLKKHNKKSFPGKSVELVYKTDTGELDFTRELREVLSDVFDMIDLDGNGLLSLEEYNFFELRTSGEQCDKEAWAICKENFDMRKNQLTRQGFMELNLMEATEKDGDSADLWVTLEAMGYNQMLELTEACPFQIDVYCESSQPSLQTLSLESGPKLLNQAVQKSITAKSGAKALRGHDNVFIFTYKGEHRISSVIANKTNQKVTVHVNNEQSRNCCSSRGMTVFAVEIPARTKMVCQHVLPINDKQDWTYNCLETILPSI, from the exons ATGTCTTTTCAAGCATCACGACGTTCCTCTGAGGACGAGGAGACGTTCTACATGCAGTGTAGAGCTGCGTATCTGGCTGTGTTTCGATCTAGTTTGACTAATATTacttcaaaacagcagctatGTCACG GTAGAAATCCATCCCAAGCAACCCTCAGTAAATACTGGACTCCTGGAACATCCAAACTAAACTTTGATGACTTCTGTGGAATACTCAAATGTGAAAGACAAACCGAGGAGGCGGAGCTAATGAGAGCTTTTAAAGCTATGGATGTGAACGGGGATGGCTACATCTTACACAGTGCATTGGAAAAGGTTTTAACCACA AAAGGTGAGAAAATGACTACTGAGGAGGTGAATACTATTTTCTCGTTAGCTGATGTCAACAAAGACGGCAAACTGGACTACACACAG TTCTGCAGGTTGTTTGCATCAACGGTGCGTCAGTGCCAATCGGTTGCCATGCAGAAGCTTGAGACGGACGGGAGATGGAAGAAACAAAACTTTGGCAGTCAGTCGTACAGCCCTCCTAAGGCTGGCGCGCCCTCTGACCCCACAGCAGTGGAAGTGGCTGCGGCTCACCGCGCAGACTCTGATTCATCTCTAAAGAAAG ACAGCAAGCCATTGTCCCGCCTTTCCTCTGCTCGCAGCCGCCGCTCGTCCCTCTCAAACGCCGTTACCGTGAGGGCAAGCAACGCCAAGGCCAGCCAGGTCTTAGAACCTGCAGGTCTGCAG GACTGGCATCACAGCTTCCGGAAGGGATGCTTCTTTGTGGAGGAGGATGGGAGCATCAGCTCTCTGCAGTACCAGCTCCACGTCCCCCAGACAACCAACGTCTACATAACCATCCATCCTCTGAACATCCACACACCTG aaaagccTTCGTCGTGGATGACAGTGGACACGGCACTTTTCATCGTGTCAGCTGGTGAAACCAAAGAAGAGGCGACTTTAGTGTCCTTTACTGAATCAAAAGACAAGGAA AAATATGTGTGGATGGGAGAGTTAAACGCTGGAACATACTACCTGCTTCCATTCACCAGTGGCTGCAgattaaagaaacacaacaaaaagagCTTTCCAGGTAAATCTGTGGAACTGGTCTATAAGACTGACACCGGGGAGCTGGACTTCACCCGCGAGCTAAG GGAGGTGCTGTCTGACGTCTTTGACATGATAGACCTAGATGGAAATGGCCTGCTGAGTCTGGAGGAGTATAATTTCTTTGAGCTGAGGACCAGTGGAGAGCAGTGTGATAAAGAAGCGTGGGCAATCTGCAAAG AAAACTTTGATATGAGAAAGAATCAGCTGACACGACAGGGTTTCATGGAGCTGAACTTAATGGAGGCCACAGAGAAAGATGGAGACTCTGCTGATTTATGGGTAACCCTGGAGGCCATGGGCTACAACCAAATGCTGGAGCTTACAGAG GCGTGTCCATTCCAAATAGATGTGTACTGTGAAAGTTCTCAGCCATCCTTACAAACCCTCAGTCTGGAATCAGGACCAAAACTGCTGAACCAGGCTGTCCAGAAATCCATCACAGCAAAGAGTGGAGCCAAAGCACTAAGAGGACATGACAATGTCTTCATCTTTACTTACAAAGGGGAGCACAGAATCTCCTCTGTCATTGCCAATAAG ACCAATCAGAAAGTGACTGTTCATGTAAACAACGAGCAGAGCAGgaactgctgcagcagcaggggcATGACTGTGTTTGCAGTAGAGATTCCAGCCAGGACTAAGATG GTGTGCCAGCATGTTCTACCCATTAATGACAAACAGGACTGGACCTACAACTGCTTGGAAACCATTTTGCCCAGCATATGA